One Amaranthus tricolor cultivar Red isolate AtriRed21 chromosome 10, ASM2621246v1, whole genome shotgun sequence genomic window carries:
- the LOC130826155 gene encoding uncharacterized protein LOC130826155, which translates to MSIARLTRTQALESSKRLYPFVDNHVSRICSNNSWHALFGSLNSTTRDISTYSSPILFQHTTASSGISNSFLKFSPQFSIVRKYTSSRLFDPYERYMRRTAINWGVIFVPQQEAYVIERFGKFSRVLGGGVHLLVPLVDRIAYIHSLKEQTIEIPEQTAVTTDNVAIRVNAVLFVKIIDPEKASYGNDNVMFAVTQFAQLAMRSAIGKMQLDKTFMERDNLNANITQAINDVASGWGLVCGRYEIRDIIPPRGVSESMEMQAEAERKKRAAIIEAEGTKEASIISSNADKRASIYRAEGDAEAIRIIAETLKGNGGQEAASLKLAQDYVQAFNNMAKESTTIVLPASLDDGSKLVATALGLYKNVIVKNNKMGMPSELSNQASSTGQVEHGVAYDSEDKPVFSLQRTKETL; encoded by the exons ATGTCGATCGCCAGATTAACAAGAACTCAAGCTTTGGAATCATCCAAGAGACTCTATCCTTTTGTGGATAATCATGTTTCTCGCATTTGTTCAAATAATTCTTGGCATGCTTTGTTTGGATCGCTTAATTCAACCACTAGAGATATTTCAACTTATTCTTCTCCAATTCTTTTTCAACATACTACTGCAAGTAGCGGAATCTCCAATTCTTTTCTGAAGTTCTCCCCTCAGTTTTCTATAGTTCGTAAATATACCTCAAGTCGTCTATTTGATCCGTACGAGAg GTATATGAGGAGGACAGCTATCAATTGGGGAGTTATTTTTGTGCCGCAACAAGAAGCATATGTCATTGAGCGTTTTGGGAAGTTCAGTAGAGTTCTAGGTGGAGGCGTTCATTTACTGGTACCATTGGTTGACCGAATAGCCTACATACACTCACTCAAAGAGCAGACTATTGAAATTCCAGAGCAGACTGCTGTTACAACTGACAATGTCGCCATAAGGGTGAATGCTGTTCTCTTTGTTAAG ATCATTGATCCAGAAAAGGCATCTTATGGGAATGATAATGTCATGTTTGCGGTAACTCAGTTTGCACAACTTGCAATGCGTAGTGCTATTGGGAAAATGCAACTTGACAAAACCTTTATGGAGAGAGATAATTTGAATGCAAATATTACA CAAGCTATCAATGATGTCGCTTCAGGATGGGGTCTTGTCTGTGGTCGTTATGAAATAC GGGATATTATTCCTCCTCGTGGAGTAAGTGAAAGTATGGAAATGCAAGCTGAAGCAGAGAGGAAGAAAAGAGCTGCAATCATTGAGGCAGAAG GAACAAAAGAAGCTAGTATTATATCTTCTAATGCTGATAAGAGGGCTTCAATCTATCGAGCTGAag GTGATGCAGAAGCCATTCGTATTATTGCTGAGACTCTAAAAGGAAATGGGGGTCAAGAG GCCGCAAGCCTCAAATTGGCTCAGGACTACGTACAAGCTTTTAACAATATGGCCAAGGAG TCTACAACCATTGTGCTTCCCGCATCTCTTGATGATGGTTCAAAATTGGTGGCAACAGCCTTAGGGCTCTACAAGAATGTCATtgtgaaaaacaataaaatgggCATGCCCAGTGAACTGTCCAACCAAGCATCTTCAACCGGACAAGTTGAACATGGAGTCGCTTATGATTCAGAAGATAAACCGGTTTTTTCACTTCAAAGGACCAAGGAAACATTATAA